In Aureibaculum algae, the following are encoded in one genomic region:
- a CDS encoding T9SS type A sorting domain-containing protein produces the protein MRSCIAFLLTFSFTIFTYSQDLGYGLVANDLTNRPMQDITKPGYLQTITDPSFGTTIRRITNAANGEIIKPMYSTIQAWNADETYMIVYQVGKGHLLLNGTTYQFIKTLDVKPDDIEQLFWDFNNPKYFYYLEATSDDFIKYNVDTNSKEILVNLDTASGCNGNIRLGNDVQMMSWDSDIISFRCDNSGAFYYKISTGITTSFNITTINYLAPMPTPSGNYFYHDKISYNLAGNIQTTLNELKGEHSCMGKLANGNDAYFAVAFDPTSQGGCTGDIVAHDMASGECFSIISESQGYNYTQSGTHISALAHKNTQPGWVAASLVGYKDGGQNGQTLLDQELVIAKADKNDIKVYRIGHHRADEDQFDYWGEPHAVLSPTGTRVLFGSDWSGSDDGKSIDCYVVELPIYNSALAVSDNILENSINIYPNPVKDQITINNDSGQKIKNVSFFNMKGQKIKTQNLTNSTIDVSTISGGIYLLTIQLENTIINKKIVIEK, from the coding sequence ATGAGGAGTTGTATTGCTTTTTTATTGACCTTTTCTTTTACAATTTTTACATATTCGCAAGATTTAGGCTATGGCCTTGTTGCAAATGATTTAACCAACAGACCAATGCAGGATATTACCAAACCTGGTTATCTTCAAACCATTACCGACCCTTCCTTTGGAACCACGATTAGACGGATTACCAATGCAGCTAACGGCGAAATTATAAAACCAATGTATAGCACTATACAAGCTTGGAATGCAGATGAAACTTATATGATTGTTTATCAAGTTGGTAAAGGTCATCTACTTTTAAACGGAACAACTTATCAATTTATTAAAACATTGGATGTTAAACCAGATGATATAGAACAACTATTTTGGGACTTTAACAATCCCAAATACTTTTATTATTTAGAAGCTACGTCCGATGATTTTATCAAATACAATGTAGACACCAACTCTAAAGAAATTTTAGTCAATTTAGATACAGCATCAGGCTGCAATGGTAATATACGTCTAGGCAATGACGTACAAATGATGTCTTGGGACTCTGACATTATTAGTTTTAGGTGCGATAATAGCGGTGCTTTTTATTATAAAATTTCAACAGGAATTACAACCTCTTTTAATATCACCACTATAAATTACCTTGCCCCTATGCCAACACCATCTGGCAATTACTTCTATCATGATAAAATATCTTACAATTTGGCTGGAAATATACAAACCACATTAAATGAATTAAAAGGTGAACATTCATGTATGGGAAAATTAGCGAATGGGAACGATGCTTATTTCGCCGTTGCTTTTGACCCAACATCACAAGGTGGTTGTACTGGAGACATTGTGGCTCATGACATGGCAAGCGGAGAATGCTTTTCAATTATCAGCGAATCGCAAGGTTATAATTACACACAGTCAGGTACTCATATATCTGCACTTGCTCATAAAAACACACAACCCGGATGGGTAGCAGCCTCTTTAGTTGGCTATAAAGATGGTGGACAAAATGGACAAACACTATTGGATCAAGAGCTGGTCATTGCCAAAGCGGATAAAAATGATATTAAAGTATATAGAATTGGTCACCATAGAGCTGACGAAGATCAATTTGATTATTGGGGTGAACCACATGCTGTCTTAAGTCCTACCGGCACTAGAGTGCTTTTTGGATCCGACTGGAGTGGCTCTGATGATGGCAAATCGATAGATTGCTATGTAGTAGAACTACCCATCTATAACTCAGCATTAGCCGTGTCTGATAATATCTTAGAAAATTCAATAAACATATATCCTAATCCCGTTAAGGATCAAATTACCATCAATAATGATAGTGGGCAAAAAATTAAGAACGTCTCCTTTTTTAATATGAAAGGGCAAAAAATTAAAACGCAAAACCTAACAAATAGCACTATTGATGTTTCCACTATTTCGGGCGGAATATACTTATTAACCATACAACTTGAGAATACTATAATAAACAAGAAAATTGTTATTGAAAAATAA
- a CDS encoding AI-2E family transporter: MNNLKTTNTLLLILVVPVVFYLLNILSFIFIPLVFSMFIALLFLPLLRWLQKKGIAKAISISIVILIIIGGLKIIAELIQLSSREIIATNEAFIEKAQLKLVAILNSYQDFFGVEQGTDTNFLNHFLNKDNFGSTISYIGNTLTMTLMTAFFVVLWLAESINVQKLMNNTILRQKHTSVKTFMKIEKDLIKFIKVKFLVSLGTGIFTGLACYFFDVSFPIFWGLFAFVINFVQMIGSFITVILLAIFAFVELDPNSILLFFVLTITGVQVLFGSILEPIFMGKSFSINIITVLVMLMFWGFIWGVPGMIMSIPITVFIKIILEQYPETRVIANIISGNDTVIPLPVKK; the protein is encoded by the coding sequence ATGAATAATCTTAAAACAACAAATACATTATTGCTAATTTTAGTGGTACCAGTAGTATTCTATTTACTAAATATACTTTCGTTTATTTTTATACCATTGGTATTCTCTATGTTTATTGCATTATTATTTTTACCATTGTTGCGTTGGTTACAGAAAAAAGGAATAGCTAAAGCCATAAGCATCTCTATAGTTATCCTTATTATTATTGGTGGATTAAAGATTATAGCCGAACTGATACAATTATCTAGTAGAGAAATAATTGCGACGAATGAAGCATTTATCGAAAAAGCCCAACTAAAATTAGTCGCTATTTTAAATTCTTACCAAGATTTTTTTGGAGTTGAACAAGGTACAGATACCAACTTTTTAAACCACTTTCTAAATAAAGACAATTTCGGCTCAACCATTAGTTATATTGGCAATACATTAACAATGACGTTGATGACTGCATTTTTCGTTGTTTTATGGCTTGCTGAGTCTATTAATGTTCAAAAACTAATGAACAATACCATCCTTAGACAAAAGCATACTTCTGTAAAGACTTTTATGAAAATTGAAAAAGACTTAATAAAATTTATTAAAGTTAAATTTTTAGTAAGTTTAGGAACGGGAATTTTCACTGGATTAGCATGTTACTTTTTTGATGTTAGTTTTCCTATTTTCTGGGGACTATTTGCCTTTGTCATAAACTTTGTTCAAATGATAGGCTCTTTTATAACTGTGATTCTATTAGCTATATTTGCTTTTGTAGAATTAGACCCTAATAGTATTTTATTATTTTTTGTCTTAACAATTACAGGAGTACAAGTTTTATTTGGTAGCATTTTAGAACCAATTTTTATGGGAAAATCATTCTCTATAAATATTATCACTGTATTGGTAATGCTAATGTTTTGGGGCTTTATCTGGGGTGTTCCAGGAATGATTATGTCTATTCCTATAACAGTATTCATAAAAATCATATTAGAACAATACCCAGAAACAAGAGTAATAGCAAATATTATTTCCGGAAACGACACGGTAATTCCGTTACCTGTCAAAAAATAA
- the prmC gene encoding peptide chain release factor N(5)-glutamine methyltransferase gives MNLLQLKSLFIDELTDTYPKEEILSFYYLLIEGLLHLQKKEVFLEPTIKLSTQHLSEFKNSIALLKQEKPIQHLLGSTEFCGFTFKVNENVLIPRPETEELVHWICSDRISDISNQKDSGSSQTSILDIGTGSGCIAISLAKKCPNSEVSALDVSKNALITAKENAIANDVAIHFIEQDILNFPIKFNTTVFKKYDIIVSNPPYVREMEKQEMQNNVLQNEPHLALFVDNDNPLLFYNKIAEFAKENLTENGLIYFEINQYLASETATLLEQKGFNRIEIREDIYGNKRMLKATNKSNL, from the coding sequence ATGAATTTATTACAATTAAAATCTCTTTTTATAGATGAATTAACGGATACTTATCCTAAAGAGGAAATATTGTCTTTTTATTATTTATTAATTGAAGGTTTGTTGCACTTACAAAAAAAGGAAGTGTTTTTGGAGCCCACTATTAAACTATCTACTCAGCATTTAAGTGAGTTTAAAAATTCTATAGCACTTTTAAAACAAGAAAAGCCAATTCAACACCTCTTAGGGAGCACAGAATTTTGCGGCTTCACCTTTAAAGTTAATGAAAACGTATTGATCCCCAGACCTGAAACTGAAGAATTAGTTCATTGGATTTGTTCAGATAGAATTTCTGATATTTCAAATCAAAAAGATTCAGGCAGCAGCCAAACATCAATACTAGACATTGGAACTGGTAGCGGCTGTATTGCCATTAGCCTCGCTAAAAAATGCCCTAACAGTGAGGTAAGTGCTTTAGATGTATCCAAAAACGCTTTGATTACAGCTAAAGAGAATGCAATAGCAAATGATGTTGCTATTCATTTCATTGAACAAGACATTTTAAACTTTCCTATTAAATTTAACACTACCGTATTTAAAAAGTATGATATTATTGTAAGTAATCCCCCATATGTTCGTGAAATGGAAAAACAAGAAATGCAAAACAATGTATTACAGAACGAACCTCATTTAGCTCTATTTGTAGATAACGACAACCCTCTTTTGTTTTATAATAAAATAGCAGAATTTGCCAAAGAGAACTTAACAGAAAATGGATTGATTTATTTTGAGATCAATCAATATTTGGCTTCTGAAACCGCTACATTGTTAGAACAAAAGGGATTTAATAGGATTGAAATACGAGAAGATATCTACGGAAACAAAAGAATGTTAAAAGCAACTAACAAATCAAATCTTTAA
- a CDS encoding GNAT family N-acetyltransferase, with amino-acid sequence MIIRKIEPKDNQEIEQIIKETILEFGLPTNGTAYEDIETTKMHASYQQNNEVYFVLENENKIVGGAGIKALKNNTEGVCELQKMYFSPIARGKGIGSVLIKKCLQEAKNFGFSACYIETDPRMEAAIHLYKKNGFTALETSLGDTGHSSCSVWMLKTL; translated from the coding sequence ATGATTATTCGAAAAATAGAACCGAAAGATAATCAAGAAATAGAGCAGATAATTAAAGAAACTATATTAGAATTTGGCTTACCTACTAATGGTACTGCTTATGAAGATATAGAAACCACAAAAATGCATGCGTCATATCAACAAAATAACGAAGTTTATTTTGTTTTAGAAAACGAAAATAAAATTGTTGGCGGTGCTGGAATCAAAGCTTTAAAAAATAATACTGAAGGCGTTTGCGAACTTCAAAAAATGTACTTCAGCCCTATTGCCAGAGGAAAAGGTATAGGTAGCGTTCTTATAAAAAAATGCTTACAAGAAGCGAAAAATTTCGGATTTAGTGCATGTTACATAGAAACCGACCCGAGAATGGAGGCGGCAATTCACCTATACAAAAAGAATGGTTTCACCGCATTAGAAACTTCTTTAGGCGATACTGGACACAGCTCATGTAGTGTTTGGATGTTAAAAACTTTATAA
- the ribD gene encoding bifunctional diaminohydroxyphosphoribosylaminopyrimidine deaminase/5-amino-6-(5-phosphoribosylamino)uracil reductase RibD: protein MKIHEKYIKRCLELAKNGLGLTRPNPMVGCVIICDDVIIGEGFTSPYGGNHAEVNAINSVVNKSKLQKSTLYVSLEPCNHFGKTPPCSDLIVKHKLQKVVVGCVDPFEAVAGKGIEKLRKSGCEVIVGVLENECIALNRRFFTFHNKRRPFIILKWAETSDGFIAPAKRVVKNEPVWITNRYSRQLVHKWRAEEPSILVGTNTVLQDNPKLDVRDWAGQNPLRLVLDRTLRIPDSCHVLDGVNKTIVFNEVKNREEESLVYCKIDFSENVPQQICDYLYQNEIQSVLVEGGAKTLQSFIDANLWDEARVFVGNSTFYEGVKAPYIKGVEISKKEIKSDALKILVPKVL, encoded by the coding sequence GTGAAGATACATGAAAAATACATAAAACGCTGTTTAGAATTGGCAAAAAACGGATTGGGTTTAACAAGACCTAATCCCATGGTGGGTTGTGTTATTATATGCGATGATGTTATTATTGGAGAAGGTTTTACCAGCCCATATGGAGGGAATCACGCAGAAGTAAACGCGATTAATTCAGTGGTAAACAAAAGTAAGTTGCAAAAATCAACGCTTTATGTGAGTTTAGAGCCTTGTAATCATTTTGGAAAAACACCTCCTTGTTCTGATTTGATTGTTAAGCATAAATTGCAAAAAGTTGTTGTGGGATGTGTAGATCCTTTTGAGGCAGTTGCAGGAAAAGGAATTGAAAAATTAAGAAAGTCGGGTTGTGAGGTTATTGTTGGTGTTTTAGAAAACGAATGTATAGCATTAAACCGTCGCTTTTTTACTTTTCATAATAAAAGAAGACCTTTTATTATATTAAAATGGGCAGAAACATCAGATGGCTTTATCGCTCCAGCTAAAAGAGTTGTAAAAAATGAACCGGTATGGATTACCAACCGATACTCACGTCAATTGGTGCATAAATGGAGAGCTGAAGAGCCGTCTATTTTAGTGGGGACGAATACTGTGTTGCAAGACAATCCTAAATTGGATGTCCGAGATTGGGCGGGACAAAACCCATTAAGATTGGTATTGGATAGAACATTGCGAATTCCAGATAGTTGTCATGTGTTAGATGGGGTCAATAAGACTATAGTGTTTAACGAAGTTAAAAACAGGGAAGAGGAATCTTTGGTTTATTGTAAAATTGATTTTTCAGAAAATGTTCCTCAGCAGATTTGTGATTATTTATATCAAAATGAAATTCAATCAGTCCTTGTAGAAGGAGGTGCTAAAACGTTACAATCTTTTATAGATGCCAATTTATGGGATGAAGCGAGGGTTTTTGTTGGAAATTCAACTTTTTATGAGGGAGTAAAAGCTCCTTATATTAAAGGAGTTGAAATTTCAAAAAAAGAAATTAAGTCTGATGCACTAAAAATTTTGGTTCCAAAGGTTTTGTAA
- a CDS encoding IMPACT family protein yields MKPSEEVIFKDRGSKFLGYAYPLINEENVKQLVDSLKSQHHKARHWCYAWQIGVEDVHYRVNDDGEPNNSAGQPIYGQILSKDVTNVLVVVVRYFGGTKLGVGGLVNAYKTAAQLALESSKIVIKTINTQFQLSFEYAQMNVVMRIIKETSADIIEQIMEMKCEFVIAIRKSEAEKLQLALEESRHINWKII; encoded by the coding sequence TTGAAACCTTCAGAAGAAGTAATATTTAAAGATAGAGGTAGTAAGTTTTTAGGCTATGCCTATCCATTAATCAATGAGGAAAATGTAAAGCAACTTGTTGATAGCCTTAAAAGTCAACACCATAAGGCAAGGCATTGGTGTTATGCATGGCAAATTGGTGTAGAAGATGTGCATTATCGTGTAAATGATGATGGTGAGCCTAATAATTCTGCAGGCCAACCTATTTATGGACAAATACTGTCCAAAGACGTGACCAATGTTTTGGTGGTAGTAGTTCGTTATTTTGGAGGTACTAAATTGGGGGTTGGAGGTTTAGTCAATGCCTATAAAACAGCGGCACAACTTGCGTTGGAATCATCGAAAATAGTGATTAAGACTATAAATACGCAGTTTCAATTATCTTTTGAATACGCTCAAATGAACGTTGTAATGAGAATTATTAAAGAAACATCTGCAGATATAATAGAACAAATAATGGAAATGAAGTGCGAATTTGTAATTGCAATAAGAAAAAGTGAAGCTGAAAAGTTGCAATTAGCGTTAGAAGAATCGAGACATATCAATTGGAAAATTATTTAA
- a CDS encoding acyl-CoA thioesterase, with translation MLNHEINIRVRYGETDQMKYVYYGNYAQYFEMGRVEWLRNLGLSYKKMEEFGVMLPVINMNINYLKPAKYDDLLTLKTTLTKLPGFKIDFAYELYNEADELLTKATTTLVFIDIKRNRPTKAPEYILEKINPYF, from the coding sequence ATGTTGAACCATGAAATAAATATTAGAGTACGTTACGGAGAGACCGATCAAATGAAATATGTCTACTACGGTAATTACGCCCAATACTTTGAAATGGGTAGAGTTGAATGGCTTCGTAACCTAGGTTTGTCCTATAAAAAGATGGAAGAATTTGGTGTTATGCTGCCCGTTATCAATATGAATATTAACTATTTAAAACCTGCCAAATACGACGACTTACTTACCCTTAAAACCACATTGACAAAACTACCTGGATTTAAAATTGATTTTGCCTATGAACTTTACAATGAAGCGGATGAGTTATTAACAAAAGCAACCACAACTTTAGTTTTTATTGACATAAAACGTAACAGACCAACAAAAGCTCCAGAATACATATTAGAAAAAATTAATCCGTATTTTTAA
- the dnaA gene encoding chromosomal replication initiator protein DnaA — MSKTATSVWNNCLSFIKDNIKPQAYKTWFEPILPVKIAGEALTIQVPSKFFYEWLEEHYIKLLRVALVRELGDDAKLVYDVRMENAYSSKNPHTVKIPSSNRKPFNSQGITVPLEIDKRELRNPFIIPGIQKVKIESQLNPNYNFDSFIEGDSNRLARSASMAVANKPGGTSFNPLLIYGGVGLGKTHLSHAIGVDIKDKYPEKTVLYISAEKFTQQYIDSVKGNTRNDFIHFYQMIDVLIVDDVQFLSGKSGTQDVFFHIFNHLHQNGKQVILTSDKAPVDMQDIEQRLLSRFKWGLSAELMAPDYETRILILQKKLFRDGVEMPDEIVEYIAKNIKSNVRELEGVLISMIAQASFNRKEFTLALTKQIVDKFVKNTKREVSIDYIQKVVSKYFEMDVTTLQSKTRKRHIVQARQLAMYFAKRMTKASLASIGSQIGSRDHATVLHACKTVDNLTETDKQFKKYVEDITKKLSF, encoded by the coding sequence ATGAGTAAAACTGCTACTTCAGTTTGGAATAATTGTTTGTCTTTTATTAAAGATAACATTAAGCCCCAAGCATACAAAACATGGTTTGAACCAATTTTACCCGTAAAAATAGCTGGAGAAGCGTTAACTATTCAAGTTCCGAGTAAGTTCTTCTACGAATGGTTAGAAGAGCATTACATTAAATTGTTGAGAGTTGCTTTGGTAAGGGAGTTAGGTGACGATGCTAAATTAGTGTATGATGTTAGGATGGAAAATGCTTATAGTAGTAAAAATCCGCATACCGTAAAAATACCAAGCTCTAATAGAAAACCATTTAATAGTCAGGGAATTACTGTACCGTTAGAAATTGATAAAAGAGAGTTAAGAAACCCTTTTATTATACCAGGTATTCAGAAAGTTAAAATAGAATCTCAACTTAACCCAAATTATAATTTCGATAGTTTTATAGAAGGAGATTCAAACCGTTTAGCAAGATCTGCGAGTATGGCAGTTGCTAACAAACCAGGTGGCACTTCATTTAATCCTTTATTGATCTATGGGGGTGTTGGTTTAGGTAAAACGCATTTGTCTCACGCTATTGGTGTTGATATTAAAGATAAATACCCAGAAAAAACAGTATTGTATATCTCTGCTGAAAAATTCACACAACAATATATAGATTCTGTAAAAGGAAACACGCGTAACGATTTTATTCATTTTTATCAGATGATAGATGTTTTAATTGTTGATGATGTGCAATTTTTGTCTGGTAAATCAGGTACGCAAGATGTCTTTTTCCATATTTTTAATCATTTACATCAAAACGGTAAACAGGTAATTTTGACATCTGACAAGGCTCCTGTTGATATGCAAGATATAGAACAACGTTTGTTGTCACGTTTTAAATGGGGGTTGTCAGCTGAATTAATGGCACCTGATTATGAAACAAGAATTTTAATATTACAGAAAAAACTATTTAGAGACGGCGTAGAGATGCCTGATGAGATAGTTGAGTATATTGCTAAGAATATAAAATCGAACGTTAGGGAGTTAGAAGGAGTGCTTATTTCTATGATTGCCCAAGCTTCTTTTAATAGAAAGGAATTTACGTTAGCTCTTACTAAACAGATAGTTGACAAGTTTGTAAAAAACACTAAACGTGAAGTTTCTATTGATTATATTCAGAAAGTTGTTTCTAAATATTTTGAAATGGACGTAACTACACTGCAATCTAAAACGCGTAAGCGTCATATTGTACAAGCTCGTCAATTAGCTATGTATTTTGCAAAACGTATGACTAAAGCTTCATTAGCTAGTATTGGTTCTCAAATAGGAAGTAGAGATCATGCTACGGTGTTGCATGCTTGTAAAACTGTAGATAACCTTACTGAGACTGATAAGCAATTTAAAAAATACGTTGAAGATATAACTAAAAAGTTATCATTTTAA
- a CDS encoding low molecular weight protein-tyrosine-phosphatase, whose protein sequence is MTRILMVCLGNICRSPLAEGILKSKVDSQKVFIDSAGTGGYHIGKLPDSRSIAVAEKYNIDITDQRCRKFQQSDFDEFDLIYVMDAFNRDDILSLARNEDDRAKVKMILNELFPNENVDVPDPYHDTERGFENVYQMLDKSCAIIANTLNDGE, encoded by the coding sequence ATGACGCGTATTTTAATGGTTTGCCTCGGTAATATTTGTCGCTCACCATTAGCTGAAGGTATTTTAAAATCTAAAGTTGATTCGCAAAAAGTTTTTATAGACTCAGCCGGAACAGGAGGTTACCATATTGGTAAATTACCTGATAGTCGTTCTATTGCTGTTGCTGAAAAATATAACATTGACATTACAGATCAGCGTTGTAGAAAATTTCAACAATCAGATTTTGATGAATTCGATTTGATTTATGTAATGGATGCTTTTAATAGAGACGATATTTTAAGCTTAGCAAGAAATGAAGATGATAGGGCTAAGGTTAAAATGATTCTCAATGAATTGTTTCCAAATGAAAATGTTGATGTTCCCGATCCGTATCATGATACAGAACGTGGTTTCGAAAATGTTTATCAAATGCTAGATAAGTCATGTGCAATAATTGCTAATACACTGAATGATGGAGAATAG
- a CDS encoding SAM-dependent methyltransferase — protein sequence MENSKGKLYLIPTTLGDNEPLEVLPMSVKKIIERTDHYIVENEKTARRFIKKISPRKSQPNLTIYLLDKFTDILEIQNYLDVCAKGVNVGLLSEAGVPAVADPGASIVQLAHQKGISVVPLVGPSSIIMAMMASGLNGQSFAFNGYLPIEKGERKKSIKQLEKLSFDKNQSQIFIETPYRNEKLLEDLKQTLSGQTKLCIAVDITLSTEFIKTMTVNDWKRQKVNLHKRPAIFIIHKM from the coding sequence ATGGAGAATAGTAAAGGGAAACTCTATTTAATACCTACAACTTTAGGTGATAATGAACCTTTAGAGGTGTTACCGATGTCGGTGAAAAAAATAATTGAGCGAACGGATCATTATATTGTTGAAAATGAAAAAACAGCTCGACGATTTATAAAGAAAATATCTCCTAGAAAGTCACAACCCAATTTAACGATATACCTTCTTGATAAATTTACAGATATCTTAGAGATTCAAAATTACTTAGACGTTTGTGCTAAGGGAGTAAATGTGGGATTATTGTCAGAAGCAGGTGTACCAGCCGTTGCTGATCCCGGAGCTTCAATAGTGCAGCTAGCACATCAAAAAGGTATTAGTGTTGTTCCTTTGGTAGGGCCATCTTCAATTATTATGGCAATGATGGCATCTGGATTAAACGGACAGAGCTTCGCGTTTAATGGTTATTTACCCATTGAAAAGGGAGAACGTAAGAAAAGTATTAAACAATTAGAGAAATTATCTTTCGATAAAAATCAATCACAAATTTTTATAGAAACACCCTATCGTAATGAGAAATTGCTTGAAGATTTGAAGCAAACGCTCTCTGGTCAAACAAAATTATGTATCGCAGTAGACATCACATTGTCTACAGAATTTATTAAGACAATGACGGTAAATGATTGGAAGAGGCAAAAAGTAAATTTACATAAAAGACCTGCTATTTTTATTATTCATAAAATGTAA
- a CDS encoding peptidoglycan-binding protein LysM, with the protein MKKKTSKLLVLLVSIFTIYGFTDMYKIETKTAKYNVPSADYFATVPQLAEPFVDFDSPNIGKSFIGFKEALAFKESQGKYNSINTYGYLGKYQFGKGTLKRFKIYDTAEFLKDPQLQEEAFLALCSVNKWILKRDIKRFVGKTINGVKITESGILAAAHLAGAGNVKTYLRSYGQITFEDAYGSSIKYYIKKFAGYDTSFIEANRHPVL; encoded by the coding sequence ATGAAAAAGAAAACTAGTAAACTATTAGTATTATTAGTATCCATTTTTACGATATACGGTTTTACCGATATGTATAAAATAGAAACTAAAACAGCAAAATACAATGTGCCTAGTGCAGATTATTTTGCTACCGTACCTCAACTTGCAGAACCTTTTGTTGATTTTGACTCTCCAAATATTGGTAAATCCTTTATTGGTTTTAAAGAAGCGTTGGCTTTTAAAGAATCGCAAGGAAAGTATAACAGTATTAACACCTATGGTTATTTAGGCAAGTACCAATTTGGTAAAGGAACCTTAAAACGGTTTAAAATCTATGATACGGCTGAATTCTTAAAAGACCCTCAATTACAAGAAGAAGCTTTTTTAGCTTTATGTTCTGTAAACAAATGGATCTTAAAAAGAGATATCAAAAGGTTTGTAGGTAAAACTATTAATGGCGTTAAAATTACTGAATCTGGTATTTTAGCAGCTGCACACCTTGCTGGTGCTGGTAATGTAAAAACATATTTACGTAGCTATGGTCAAATAACTTTTGAAGATGCATACGGAAGCAGCATAAAATATTACATTAAGAAATTTGCGGGCTATGATACTTCGTTTATCGAAGCAAACAGACATCCTGTTTTATAA
- a CDS encoding DUF2279 domain-containing protein has protein sequence MNKIKSLLNKMSSSDVYMSDCAKNKSFQESSIRIIFIPICLLFFCFTSVAQHKSTFWTKSDSLNVKRKNAVYIAEGSLASLALLGIHQLWYTNYDSSSFHTINDSNDWLQMDKAGHTMSAYYVGKMGMTVLDWAGESKKNQLVYGATLGFGFLSVVEIFDGFSKEWGFSPSDILANATGAGLLIGQELLWDEQRILMKYSFHSTKYANRRPELLGENFLEQTLKDYNGQTYWLSANIWSFAKESRFPKWLNIAFGYGADGMISSNTDYFIDNAIINPPQRLRQFYLSLDVDLSKIKTKSKFLKTLFSTINFIKIPAPTLEINSNGRTKFHMLYF, from the coding sequence TTGAATAAAATCAAAAGTTTATTGAATAAAATGAGTTCGAGTGATGTGTATATGTCGGATTGTGCCAAAAACAAATCTTTTCAAGAAAGCTCAATTAGAATTATTTTTATCCCAATTTGCCTATTATTCTTTTGTTTTACATCGGTAGCTCAACATAAGTCAACTTTTTGGACAAAATCAGATAGTCTTAATGTTAAGAGAAAAAATGCCGTTTATATAGCAGAAGGATCACTAGCTAGTTTAGCATTATTAGGTATTCATCAGCTATGGTATACTAATTATGATTCCTCTTCTTTTCATACCATTAATGATAGTAATGATTGGTTACAAATGGATAAAGCAGGACATACCATGAGTGCGTATTATGTAGGTAAAATGGGGATGACTGTTTTAGATTGGGCAGGTGAAAGTAAAAAGAATCAATTGGTATACGGTGCAACCTTAGGTTTTGGTTTTTTAAGTGTTGTAGAAATCTTTGACGGGTTTTCAAAAGAGTGGGGATTTTCACCATCAGATATTTTAGCAAATGCAACGGGTGCTGGTCTTTTAATTGGACAAGAATTATTATGGGATGAACAACGTATTTTAATGAAATACTCTTTTCACTCGACGAAATACGCTAACCGTCGACCAGAACTATTAGGTGAAAATTTTTTAGAACAAACCTTAAAGGATTACAATGGCCAAACGTATTGGCTATCTGCAAATATCTGGTCATTTGCAAAAGAGAGTCGTTTTCCTAAATGGCTGAATATTGCTTTTGGTTATGGAGCCGATGGTATGATATCTAGCAATACTGATTATTTTATCGATAATGCCATTATCAATCCGCCACAACGACTCAGACAATTTTATTTAAGTTTAGATGTCGATTTATCAAAGATAAAAACAAAATCAAAATTTCTTAAAACACTCTTCTCAACGATAAACTTTATCAAAATACCAGCCCCAACACTCGAAATAAACTCCAATGGGCGTACCAAATTCCATATGCTATATTTTTAA